The genomic window CTCGGTGAACTCGCTGGGCCTGAGGGTGCTCCAAGGCGTCTGTCCCCGAGAAGGTTGGAGAGAGCCGAGGCGTCCCAGGCTGACTGGTCTGGAGAAATCAATATCAACAGTTACTAGATGACATGAACATAAAGCATGCTTCTTAAATTTCTTTATCAACATAATGGATCATTGATGCATTTTCTGGGCTGTCAGAGTCACTGCACAGACTTTGTCCTTTTTCTTTCCAAACTAAaacttccagggctgaaaaatgtgttttgacaTCAATCAGCCTACGCCGTAGCGTGCGATTCAGTAGGCgttgtcatcgtacagtcttcATACATCAAACCAGATGCATgtgttaaaatggccaacttaacagcagaagtaaacatgtttacaacccaCTACAAAGGCAGTTTTGGTCACTATAACGAATTTCACTCTTCGTGACAACTGTACcaaggggtgaatttttatataactcacccttTTAAATGGTATTAAGGCTTTAAGATATGAATAATGAAGGGTGTGGCCACTTTGAGCGACAGGTGGGTGGCACGAGACAAGCAATTGGTATATCCATAAGTGCAGTAGTAATCACAGTTTTGACAGTATCATAACACAAACACCCCATATTGTCTACAATGAAATATATACAAGGCAAACTGTGGGACTGTTATTTATTGTCTCCACAGCAGGTCATAAACTGTGTGCTCCTGTTGAATTTCAGATACCTGAGACTGACGTGCATCGAAGGCCTGGGGGGGTTGGTGGTCCACAAAGGGGCTCCAGATTTGTGGCTGCGCAGCAGGGTGCGAGGCTTGGGCAGTTGAGATGGTTAATGGGTCAAACCCCGAGGAGGAGGACGATCCGCCTCCCAGGCTGACCAGCTCGTCGGACCCCATAGGAAGAAGGCTCTCACCAAACCAGAAACTTGTACTGCCGCcattactgttgttgttgttgttagcgtTGGCATTAAACTGACAGGTTGGGCTGAAATCCGCCATCCGGTTACCATTACTGCTGCTGTACATAGAATCAGCTGAGCTGGAGCCGCTGCCCAGAGAGCTGGAGCTGTCGTTGCGGTAGGTGGAAGACATCCTGACACCACTGTTAATATTGCTATTGATTCGCTGAGTACCATTGATGCTCACTGGCAGcaagccaccaccaccaccaccaccaccacttgGTGATGATGCACCAGCATGAAGCCACCCAGCCTCCCCCAACCCAACTGGTGGTGCAGAATGCTCAAAGCTGACGTCTGTCCCGTTGAATTGAAAGTCATTGTTGTCTACACCAGGGGCCTCAATGCCTCCACAGGTTCCTGTGCGGAGGGCGATGTGTGCCTCTATCTCATCCCTTGCCCGGTCCACGTTCTCCGGCATCCCGGTGACCTCAAACACCGGCTCTTTGTCACGGCTCGGCGTCACAATATAGGTGTGGGTTTGTTGCTGAATACGTTTGATGGTTGCCCCTGAAAGACATGACCAGACCAAGACCCTTGTACTTCAACAGTTGCACACTGAGTTTCAATAACTGCTCTGGTCACATGGCTACATGCCTGTCAAGCGTGAaccattaaatttaatttgacaTGTGATATGTGTGACCATTCCTAAGAAATATACATCTGAGCATAAACAAATGGCAcattgaagaagaaaaaaataatcaagtgTGTGATTGTATTAATAGTGCTGAATACATCAGCTGGAGAACAGATGTGTGTATTTCATTGTTGTTTCATAACTACAGCATGACTCGAGTGTCAAGTTGGCAAACTAGTCCAAGCAGTAAGATTAAAGACTGTCACAGTAACAGCATTAAATAGTTTCAGTCAAtacacttgtttttttcccctaacaACAACGTCTGACACTGAAATTAGAAGAAACACAGCTGTCCAATAATTACAGGGCACAACTGCAGGCTGTTCTGGTGACTCAGCTAACAGAGGTGCATACCACCTAACCACAACACCGTGAGTTTCAGTCTTGTGTAGCAGCTTCTCAAACACCAACCATATATATCTGGATAAGACTAAATAAGCAGAGAGTACGTGAACAAACTTAATCGCCGCAATGAATGGGCAAGTAACACACACTTTTTATCTCAATGCTTGTACACACCAACTGTTAAAAATCAAAATTCCTCACTGCCTCTCCTCACCATTTCCAAATCTGTTGTCATTCTGACTGGTGACCTCACCCTCTCCAGCCTAATGGCACATGGTTGAGAACCGCCGCACTTCAATTTACAAATCAACCCCAGGACTTTCTGACACCGAGGTGCTAATGTCAACAGGGCAAGGGGTTAAAGACTCAGCGAGAGCAAAATGTAACCTTCTGGAGTAAAGCTGAGCATATTAGAACTCTTCCAGAAACTGCAAGCAACTTATAACACACTATTAGATAATGTATAATTTCCTGTAAATGCTTGGAAAATATGTTGTGTACAGTATTATCTATTACAACAATGTGGTTCATTTATTAGTCAAGAACCAAGTAGATGATTACTTCATTTAGACAAAGTCACATTCTGGGAGTTAAATTTTCATATTCCCAAAACCTAAATTTCATAGTGTGAAAATAATGAACTAAAACCGTATTGCCTAACTGTAAATACTCATGCTGTTCCTTCCACTGtgtaaaacaaatttaaaaacgtCCAAAATTCTGCACACTTGTTTTTACCTGTGTTTGCTAGTATTCACACTAAAAAGTAACTATCGAAACAAATGCAATAGCCTAAATCTTATGAACTCTTTTTACAACAGTCCTGCAAGTGGAGCAAAAACTACTCGATGAATAACAAGACTCACCTTTGGGACCCACGACCAGCCCAACAACACGATATGGTACCCGCACCTGAAGGGTTGAAATGACACAGGGTAAGTACACACACTTTAAATGGCCGACACAgccaaaaacataaaacactgaAAGCCTCTTATATATAAACAACAGTGCATGGTAACATACACAACGCTGTATTATAATGACTTCACATAATGTGATTCACTGCATAGGAATGTCTGTTTTCGTAACACTGACCGACCCTATGACTCATAACCCCATTTGCTGACCTGAATGGTCGTCTGTCCAGGTAGAGAGGGGGTCCCTGGACCGGTTACAGCAGTCAGAGGGCCCGTCTTGTTCCGTGAGGCTCTGATGAGGGAGAAGTGCTCGGCTGCAGACAAGATCTCCCTCTTAGCCATGGCCACATCTTCTTTGCGCCCcgtcacaacaaagacaggcTGCTCTCCCCTCACCGGTGTCTTAATGTAGGTGTTGGTCTTGGCTCGCAGCGCTTTAATCTTACAGCCTGTCAGAGGCAAGTTAAAGAGAGgcaaagagaggcagaggaatgttGGATCACTTCCGATTCACTTTTAAAATGTACCACACTACATTACATACACATCACATTAAACTTTAATGATGGACATATAAAAGATTATGGCATCGCAATTTCAGTTTCCAGTCACTAATGCCATTTAAGAGTAGCATGtcttataaattaaatattcctTTCAGCTGTGGTTGAGAGTCCAGCATCATTACCAGAGCCATTTCCTGTTGTTGTcaacactgcagtctgtgtgCACCCTCCCCCAACTGGTCTCAAAGACGACATAATAACATTCTCCCAACCCTGCCATTGAGCTGTGTAAAGTTTATGTAAAAGACCAGATAAAGGCGTTGGATATGTAAGAAAAGCCAGTCGTGTTTAGCTGAACCCAGAAGCCTTGGTTATGTCACGGAGCTAACTATAACCTACAGCTGATGTGGCAGAGCAATGGTGACCAGCAGCCAGCACACTGCTTTTCATGTTCTCCTCCGAGACAAAGCCAAGCCCGGTTTAGCACGACGAGGCACGGCTGAGGACAGACTGTCTGTCCGCAAAGCACAGACAAAACATCCATAACCCAGACGTGCTGACAAAGCAAGAAAACATAGGGGGGTCTGCTGGTTCATATAACTTGTGATGCAAAGTTTTGTTGAGGGTGTTGGGCGAGTGGCGGTGTTGACCCAGTTAGGATTGCTAAGCTAGCTGGTTTCATGCTAACTGTTGTTGCTTATGAAGCTGAATGGCAGTTATGTTTAATTGttggtcatttttttaatatctaaATTATTAAACACGAATGAGATGTCCCATATAAAAAATGTAGCTTCTAAAAATATTAGTTTATTATGTAAAATGGCGCGTAACCGTTAATGTTGGTGCTGCTGACAACAATAAgttactagctaacgttagcttgttgaCTAACGGCAGTTCCCACTTGCGACAAATAATCTATAATTTAGCTTAACGTTTCATCATAATTCTgcgttgtatttatattttgctgTTATCGTGCATTATATTCACTGTCCTTTTAAGATGTGTGTAATATTATTTTGCCTACTTAACTGTTTTTATGAACTGTCTTCCCACCAAGTTTCGTCCCAACTCCCATTAGCAGCTAAACATTAGCTAATGGATCCAAGAAAAAAAACGAAAGACAACACCGACTCACCCTGTCTGCCCACGATCTCCGCGACGTGCTCGGAGCTCGGCACCGCCACACACTCGGTTGTGTTGACGCTCTTTCGCCGAGCCAACAGCGCCGACTCGGCCTCGTAGCCCGACTCCCCGTACACGCCGGGCGGCAGCATCGCCATGCTGCCAGCCGGTGGTAGGGCGCTGCCGCCGACTCCAGTATCGTCCCGGTCGTCTCCATTGTACAGCAATACCGTCTCGACGTGCGGCGGCTCCATCCCGGACGGCATCACGGAGCCACCCGGCCCCGGTGGGAGGTGTTGGTGGCGGTGGGCCTGCACTAACAGCGAGGAGTCGGCTACAACTTCTGGCTCCTCGTCCTCGGGCGCAGCCGTTTTGTTCACCTCATCTCCCGAGGGCGGCCGATGCAGAGGCAGCGGCTTCAAGTCTAGGACCGTACCGAGGAGGCTGAAATGGGACACCGGGGGGAGCTGGTGGTGGCGGTGAAAGGAGATGCTCTCGTCTATTTGTTCGGGGGTCTGGCTCTGGGTGCCGTGGTGCTCCTCAAGGCCCATACCGGCGAAAGCGTGCACTAGCGGCGGTGGGACCTCGGACTCTCCTTCGTCGGCCTCCAGCAAAGACGTGCTGCTCGGCATGATGCAAAACTTTTCTAATATTGACGTTAAACGGAAATCGATACGAGTAGTGAATCGATTTTGTTTgggcttaaaaataaaaata from Epinephelus moara isolate mb chromosome 8, YSFRI_EMoa_1.0, whole genome shotgun sequence includes these protein-coding regions:
- the LOC126394005 gene encoding RNA-binding protein MEX3B-like: MPSSTSLLEADEGESEVPPPLVHAFAGMGLEEHHGTQSQTPEQIDESISFHRHHQLPPVSHFSLLGTVLDLKPLPLHRPPSGDEVNKTAAPEDEEPEVVADSSLLVQAHRHQHLPPGPGGSVMPSGMEPPHVETVLLYNGDDRDDTGVGGSALPPAGSMAMLPPGVYGESGYEAESALLARRKSVNTTECVAVPSSEHVAEIVGRQGCKIKALRAKTNTYIKTPVRGEQPVFVVTGRKEDVAMAKREILSAAEHFSLIRASRNKTGPLTAVTGPGTPSLPGQTTIQVRVPYRVVGLVVGPKGATIKRIQQQTHTYIVTPSRDKEPVFEVTGMPENVDRARDEIEAHIALRTGTCGGIEAPGVDNNDFQFNGTDVSFEHSAPPVGLGEAGWLHAGASSPSGGGGGGGGLLPVSINGTQRINSNINSGVRMSSTYRNDSSSSLGSGSSSADSMYSSSNGNRMADFSPTCQFNANANNNNNSNGGSTSFWFGESLLPMGSDELVSLGGGSSSSSGFDPLTISTAQASHPAAQPQIWSPFVDHQPPQAFDARQSQTSQPGTPRLSPTFSGTDALEHPQAQRVHRGPFGSAGTLDAHRFPSYSSAFSSSSESTASSSSPPESSLSYRPGLGSAGRGQEICIHCMDNQVIAALVPCGHNLFCLDCATHICQGPDAVCPVCLSPVTQAIQLRNM